The proteins below come from a single Vidua chalybeata isolate OUT-0048 chromosome 1, bVidCha1 merged haplotype, whole genome shotgun sequence genomic window:
- the LOC128800534 gene encoding C-C chemokine receptor type 5-like, whose protein sequence is MGNETTDYTDWPLTTELDYSDSTPCPATEEKHFAAKFLPPLYSLVVIFGLTGNMLVVLILVKYKRLKSMTDIYLLNLAISDLLFVFSLPFWAYYAVHDWIFGEALCRILSGVYLLGFYSGIFFIILLTLDRYLAIVHAVFALKARTVTYGVLTSVVTWAVAVLISVPGVVFHKTQKESSGYTCSAHYPSEQRNTWKQFLTLKMNILGLLIPMLIMICSYTQIIKTLLQCRNEKKHKAVRLIFIIMIIYFFFWAPYNICILLRDFQGAFSISTCEGNGQLHKAIQVTETISMIHCCINPVIYAFAGEKFRKYLRSFFRKHIAVHLSKYCPVFYADTAERASSTYTQSTGEQEVSAAL, encoded by the coding sequence ATGGGAAATGAAACCACAGACTACACTGACTGGCCACTGACAACAGAACTTGACTACAGTGATTCCACGCCTTGCCCTGCAACTGaggaaaagcattttgcagCAAAATTTTTGCCACCTCTTTATTCTCTGGTGGTGATATTTGGCCTGACAGGCAACATGCTTGTTGTCCTTATCCTGGTAAAATACAAGAGGCTGAAGAGCATGACTGACATCTACCTGCTCAACTTGGCAATTTCTGATCTGCTGTTcgtattttctctccctttttggGCTTATTATGCAGTCCATGACTGGATTTTTGGGGAGGCGCTCTGTCGAATTCTGTCAGGTGTCTACCTCCTTGGCTTCTACAGTGGCATCTTTTTCATAATCCTGCTGACCCTGGACAGGTACCTGGCCATAGTGCATGCGGTGTTTGCTTTGAAAGCCAGGACAGTTACCTACGGTGTCCTCACCAGCGTCGTCACGTGGGCTGTTGCTGTTCTTATTTCTGTCCCTGGGGTAGTATTTCACAAAACTCAGAAGGAAAGTTCAGGCTATACTTGCAGTGCTCATTATCCATCAGAGCAGAGAAATACATGGAAGCAATTCCTCACCTTAAAAATGAACATCCTGGGACTTCTTATTCCAATGTTAATCATGATCTGCAGCTACACACAAATTATAAAGACATTACTGCAATGTAGGAATGAGAAGAAACATAAAGCAGTCAGGCTTATTTTCATTATCATGAtcatctacttttttttctgggcacCATACAACATTTGCATTCTCTTGCGTGATTTTCAAGGTGCATTTTCCATCTCTACTTGTGAAGGAAATGGTCAACTGCACAAAGCAATCCAAGTGACAGAAACAATCTCAATGATCCATTGTTGTATCAACCCTGTAATTTATGCCTTCGCTGGAGAAAAATTTAGGAAATATCTTCGCAGCTTTTTCCGAAAGCATATTGCAGTCCACTTGTCTAAATACTGTCCTGTTTTCTATGCTGACACAGCTGAACGAGCGAGCTCCACCTACACACAATCTACTGGAGAACAAGAAGTTTCTGCTGCATTATAA
- the LOC128800804 gene encoding C-C chemokine receptor type 5-like, translating to MGNETTDYTNGPMTTEFDYGDSTPCMGTEEKHFAAKFLPPLYSLVVIFGLTGNMLVVLILVKYKRLKSMTDIYLLNLAISDLLFVFSLPFWAYYAVHDWIFGEALCRILSGVYLLGFYSGIFFIILLTLDRYLAIVHAVFALKARTVTYGVLTSVVTWAVAVLSSVPGVVFHKTQKESSGYTCSAHYPSESTINWKYSSILKMNILGLTVPMLIMIFSYSQILKTLWRSKNEKKQKAVRLIFVIMIFYFIFWTPFHISSFLHTFQDSLFIPNCELKGQLEKAIQVTETISMIHCCINPVIYVFVGEKFRAYLCAFFRKHVAPYLCKKCPSLYREKLERVSSTFTQSTAEHDISTGL from the coding sequence ATGGGAAATGAAACCACAGACTACACCAACGGGCCAATGACAACAGAATTTGACTATGGTGATTCCACACCATGCATGGGAACAGAGGAAAAGCACTTTGCAGCAAAATTTTTGCCACCTCTTTATTCTCTGGTGGTGATATTTGGCCTGACAGGCAACATGCTTGTTGTCCTTATCCTGGTAAAATACAAGAGGCTGAAGAGCATGACTGACATCTACCTGCTCAACTTGGCAATTTCTGATCTGCTGTTcgtattttctctccctttttggGCTTATTATGCAGTCCATGACTGGATTTTTGGGGAGGCGCTCTGTCGAATTCTGTCAGGTGTCTACCTCCTTGGCTTCTACAGTGGCATCTTTTTCATAATCCTGCTGACCCTGGACAGGTACCTGGCCATAGTGCATGCGGTGTTTGCTTTGAAAGCCAGGACAGTTACCTACGGTGTCCTCACCAGCGTCGTCACGTGGGCTGTTGCTGTTTTGTCTTCTGTTCCTGGGGTAGTATTTCACAAAACTCAGAAGGAAAGTTCAGGCTATACTTGCAGTGCTCATTATCCAAGTGAATCCACAATAAATTGGAAGTACTCTTCTATTTTAAAGATGAACATTCTGGGACTTACTGTTCCAATGCTCATTATGATTTTCAGTTACTCACAAATTCTAAAAACGTTATGGAGAtctaagaatgaaaaaaaacagaaggcagTCAGACTTATTTTTGTAATCATGATTTTTTACTTCATCTTCTGGACACCATtccatatttcttcttttttgcaTACATTTCAAGATTCACTTTTCATCCCAAATTGTGAACTTAAAGGTCAACTGGAGAAAGCAATTCAAGTGACAGAAACAATCTCAATGATCCATTGTTGTATCAACCCTGTGATTTATGTGTTTGTTGGAGAAAAGTTTAGGGCATATCTTTGCGCCTTTTTCCGAAAGCATGTCGCACCTTACCTTTGCAAAAAATGTCCAAGTCTGTATCGTGAAAAGTTGGAAAGGGTCAGTTCCACATTCACACAATCCACTGCGGAGCATGACATCTCTACTGGACTGTAA